A genomic window from Klebsiella quasipneumoniae subsp. quasipneumoniae includes:
- the purB gene encoding adenylosuccinate lyase: MELSSLTAVSPVDGRYGDKVSALRGIFSEFGLLKFRVQVEVRWLQKLAAHAAIKEVPAFAADANGFLDKIVADFSVEDAERIKTIERTTNHDVKAVEYFLKEKVADVAELHAVSEFIHFACTSEDINNLSHALMLKTARDEVVLPYWRKLIDAVKDLATQYRDVPLLSRTHGQPATPSTMGKEMANVAYRMERQYRQLNQVEILGKINGAVGNYNAHIAAYPEVDWHQFSEEFVTSLGIQWNPYTTQIEPHDYIAELFDCIARFNTILIDFDRDVWGYIALNHFKQKTIAGEIGSSTMPHKVNPIDFENSEGNLGLANAVMQHLASKLPVSRWQRDLTDSTVLRNLGVGIGYALIAYQSTLKGISKLELNQDRLLDELDHNWEVLAEPIQTVMRRYGIEKPYEKLKELTRGKRVDAEGMKQFIDSLALPEEEKVRLKAMTPANYIGRATTMVDELK, from the coding sequence ATGGAATTATCCTCACTGACCGCCGTTTCCCCTGTAGACGGCCGCTACGGCGATAAAGTCAGCGCGCTGCGCGGTATCTTCAGCGAATTCGGTTTGCTGAAATTCCGCGTTCAGGTGGAAGTACGTTGGCTGCAAAAACTGGCCGCCCACGCAGCGATCAAGGAAGTTCCTGCTTTTGCTGCCGACGCAAACGGTTTCCTTGACAAAATCGTCGCCGATTTCAGCGTCGAAGACGCCGAGCGCATCAAAACCATCGAGCGCACCACTAACCACGACGTGAAAGCGGTAGAGTACTTTCTGAAAGAGAAAGTCGCTGACGTCGCCGAACTGCACGCCGTGTCGGAGTTTATTCACTTCGCCTGTACGTCCGAAGATATCAATAACCTCTCCCACGCGCTGATGCTGAAAACCGCCCGCGACGAAGTGGTTCTGCCTTACTGGCGCAAGCTGATTGACGCGGTAAAAGATCTGGCGACCCAGTACCGCGATGTACCGCTGCTCTCCCGTACCCACGGCCAGCCGGCGACGCCGTCCACCATGGGTAAAGAGATGGCGAACGTCGCCTACCGTATGGAGCGCCAGTACCGTCAGCTGAACCAGGTGGAAATCCTCGGTAAAATCAACGGCGCGGTGGGTAACTACAACGCCCACATCGCCGCCTACCCGGAAGTCGACTGGCATCAGTTCAGCGAAGAGTTTGTCACTTCGCTGGGCATTCAGTGGAACCCGTACACCACGCAGATCGAGCCGCATGACTATATCGCTGAGCTGTTTGACTGCATCGCGCGCTTCAACACCATTCTGATCGACTTCGATCGCGACGTGTGGGGCTACATCGCGCTCAACCACTTCAAACAGAAGACCATCGCCGGGGAAATCGGCTCCTCCACCATGCCGCACAAGGTGAACCCGATTGACTTCGAAAACTCCGAAGGCAACCTCGGCCTGGCCAATGCGGTCATGCAGCACCTGGCCAGCAAACTGCCGGTTTCCCGCTGGCAGCGCGACCTGACCGACTCCACCGTCCTGCGTAACCTCGGCGTGGGCATCGGCTATGCGCTGATCGCCTATCAGTCCACCCTCAAAGGGATCAGCAAGCTGGAGCTGAACCAGGATCGCCTGCTGGACGAACTGGATCACAACTGGGAAGTACTGGCTGAGCCGATCCAGACCGTGATGCGTCGTTACGGTATCGAAAAACCGTACGAGAAGCTGAAAGAGCTGACCCGCGGCAAACGCGTTGACGCGGAAGGGATGAAGCAGTTTATTGACAGCCTCGCCCTGCCGGAAGAGGAAAAAGTGCGTCTCAAAGCGATGACCCCG
- the mnmA gene encoding tRNA 2-thiouridine(34) synthase MnmA, producing MSESQKKVIVGMSGGVDSSVSAYLLLQQGYKVEGLFMKNWEEDDGEEYCTAAADLADAQAVCDKLGIELHTVNFAAEYWDNVFELFLEEYKAGRTPNPDILCNKEIKFKAFLEFAAEDLGADYIATGHYVRRADVDGKSQLLRGLDGNKDQSYFLYTLSHEQIAQSLFPVGELEKPQVRKIAEELDLITAKKKDSTGICFIGERKFRDFLGRYLPAQPGKILTVDGEEIGTHQGLMYHTLGQRKGLGIGGTKEGSEDPWYVVDKDVENNILIVAQGHDHPRLMSVGLIAQQLHWVDREPLQGTLRCTVKTRYRQTDIPCTVTALDEDRIEVRFDEPVAAVTPGQSAVFYLGEVCLGGGIIEQRLPLQS from the coding sequence ATGTCAGAAAGCCAGAAAAAAGTGATCGTCGGCATGTCCGGCGGCGTCGACTCCTCGGTCTCCGCGTACCTGCTGCTGCAGCAAGGGTATAAGGTGGAAGGCCTGTTCATGAAGAACTGGGAGGAAGACGACGGCGAGGAATACTGCACCGCCGCCGCCGACCTTGCCGATGCGCAAGCGGTCTGCGATAAGCTGGGCATTGAACTGCACACCGTTAACTTTGCCGCCGAATATTGGGATAACGTCTTTGAGCTCTTCCTGGAAGAGTACAAAGCCGGCCGCACGCCGAACCCGGATATTCTGTGCAATAAAGAGATCAAATTTAAAGCCTTCCTCGAGTTTGCCGCTGAAGACCTCGGCGCCGACTACATCGCCACCGGGCACTATGTGCGCCGCGCCGATGTCGATGGTAAAAGCCAGCTGCTGCGCGGTCTCGACGGCAACAAAGATCAGAGCTACTTCCTTTATACCCTCAGCCACGAACAGATTGCCCAGAGCCTGTTCCCGGTGGGTGAGCTGGAAAAACCGCAGGTGCGTAAGATCGCCGAAGAGCTGGATCTGATCACCGCGAAGAAAAAAGATTCCACCGGCATCTGCTTTATCGGCGAGCGTAAATTCCGCGATTTCCTTGGCCGCTATCTGCCGGCGCAGCCGGGCAAAATCCTCACCGTCGACGGCGAGGAGATCGGCACCCATCAGGGGCTGATGTACCATACCCTGGGCCAGCGTAAAGGACTGGGTATCGGCGGCACCAAAGAGGGTAGCGAAGACCCATGGTACGTGGTCGATAAAGACGTTGAGAATAATATTCTTATCGTCGCCCAGGGCCATGACCACCCGCGCCTGATGTCTGTCGGCCTGATTGCCCAACAGCTGCACTGGGTTGACCGTGAACCGCTGCAGGGCACCCTGCGCTGCACGGTGAAAACCCGCTATCGCCAGACCGATATCCCCTGCACCGTTACCGCGCTGGATGAAGACCGTATCGAAGTCCGCTTCGATGAGCCGGTCGCGGCGGTGACCCCGGGCCAGTCCGCCGTGTTCTATTTGGGTGAAGTGTGCCTCGGCGGCGGAATTATTGAACAACGACTGCCTCTGCAGTCCTGA
- the hflD gene encoding high frequency lysogenization protein HflD encodes MAKNYYDITLALAGVCQAARLVQQLAHQGHCDSDALHVSLNSIIDLDPESTLAVFGGSEANLRLGLETLLGVLNTSSRQGLNAELTRYTLSLMVLERKLAASKGAMDTLGNRIAGLHRQLEHFDLQSETLLSAMAGIYVDVISPLGPRIQVTGSPAVLQSPQVQAKVRSALLAGIRAAVLWHQVGGGRLQLMFSRNRLVNQAKQILAHLTPEL; translated from the coding sequence GTGGCGAAGAATTACTATGACATCACCCTGGCGCTGGCTGGCGTTTGCCAGGCGGCGCGACTGGTTCAGCAACTGGCGCATCAGGGACATTGCGACAGCGATGCCCTGCATGTGTCGCTGAACAGCATCATCGACCTCGATCCCGAGTCGACGCTGGCGGTGTTCGGTGGCAGTGAAGCCAATCTTCGCCTCGGCCTTGAAACGCTGCTCGGGGTGCTCAATACCAGCAGCCGTCAGGGCCTCAATGCGGAACTCACTCGCTATACCCTGAGCCTGATGGTGCTGGAGCGCAAGCTCGCCGCCAGTAAAGGGGCGATGGACACGCTCGGCAACCGCATCGCCGGCCTGCACCGTCAGCTGGAGCACTTTGACCTGCAGTCCGAAACGCTGCTCAGCGCCATGGCGGGCATCTATGTCGATGTGATAAGCCCGCTGGGCCCGCGTATTCAGGTGACCGGCTCCCCTGCCGTGCTGCAAAGCCCGCAGGTGCAGGCGAAAGTTCGCTCAGCGCTGCTGGCGGGGATTCGCGCCGCGGTGCTCTGGCATCAGGTGGGCGGCGGACGTCTGCAGCTTATGTTTTCCCGTAATCGTCTGGTTAACCAGGCAAAGCAAATTCTTGCTCATTTAACCCCGGAGTTGTGA